The Shewanella mangrovisoli genome has a window encoding:
- the ychF gene encoding redox-regulated ATPase YchF, with translation MGFKCGIVGLPNVGKSTLFNALTKAGIEAANFPFCTIEPNTGVVPVPDPRLDALAAIVNPQRVLPTTMEFVDIAGLVAGASKGEGLGNKFLANIRETDAIGHVVRCFEDDNIVHVANRVDPARDIEVINTELALADLDSLERAVIRQQKRAKGGDKDAKFEVDVLEKMRPILDEGHMLRSMELSKEELEAVAYLNFLTLKPTMYIANVAEDGFENNPHLDAVRAIAEKENAIVVSVCAAIESELAEMEAEERDEFMADLGLEEPGLDRVIRAGYQLLSLQTYFTAGVKEVRAWTVSVGATAPQAAGVIHTDFERGFIRAQVMAFDDFITYKGEAGAKEAGKLRVEGKTYIVQDGDVMHFLFNV, from the coding sequence ATGGGTTTTAAATGCGGCATTGTTGGTCTTCCTAACGTAGGTAAATCAACGCTTTTTAATGCGTTAACTAAGGCTGGCATCGAAGCGGCAAACTTCCCGTTTTGTACCATCGAGCCAAACACCGGCGTTGTACCTGTGCCGGATCCACGCTTAGACGCGCTGGCGGCAATTGTAAATCCGCAACGTGTACTGCCAACCACCATGGAATTCGTGGATATTGCTGGTCTAGTCGCGGGCGCGTCGAAAGGTGAAGGTTTAGGCAACAAGTTCCTTGCTAACATCCGTGAAACCGATGCTATCGGTCACGTTGTGCGTTGCTTTGAAGATGACAACATTGTCCACGTGGCTAACCGTGTTGACCCTGCGCGCGATATCGAAGTCATCAACACTGAATTGGCATTAGCCGACTTAGACAGCTTAGAGCGTGCGGTGATCCGCCAACAAAAACGCGCTAAGGGCGGCGATAAAGACGCTAAATTTGAAGTGGATGTACTCGAGAAGATGCGCCCCATCCTCGATGAAGGCCATATGCTGCGTTCTATGGAGCTGTCTAAGGAAGAATTAGAAGCGGTTGCTTACTTAAACTTCTTAACCTTAAAGCCAACCATGTATATCGCTAACGTGGCTGAAGATGGTTTCGAAAACAACCCACATTTAGATGCAGTGCGTGCCATTGCTGAAAAAGAAAACGCCATTGTTGTGTCTGTGTGTGCCGCCATTGAGTCAGAACTGGCTGAAATGGAGGCGGAAGAGCGTGATGAGTTTATGGCGGACCTCGGGTTAGAAGAGCCAGGGTTAGACCGCGTGATCCGCGCAGGTTACCAATTGCTGAGCCTGCAAACTTACTTCACCGCAGGTGTGAAAGAAGTGCGCGCTTGGACCGTTTCTGTAGGCGCGACTGCACCACAAGCGGCGGGTGTTATCCACACCGACTTTGAACGTGGCTTTATTCGTGCTCAAGTGATGGCATTTGACGACTTTATTACCTATAAAGGTGAAGCGGGCGCCAAAGAAGCGGGTAAGTTACGTGTAGAAGGCAAGACATACATTGTTCAAGACGGCGATGTTATGCACTTCCTGTTTAACGTCTAA
- a CDS encoding PepSY-associated TM helix domain-containing protein, giving the protein MKLKVSKSSLSFARTIHVYVSMALLLLMLFFAVTGITLNHPNWFSSADQEPRREQFDIPNYLIPAAPQEPEWRLAAGHWLKSLWNMDIGTADIDEDEISLVNKGPGTYRTVTLDLLDGKAYVETLDYGVIAVLNDLHKGRNTGIVWAWVLDICALLIILFSLTGAYLLLPQTKRLKKSLFYMVLVSSGCALVYVYFVP; this is encoded by the coding sequence TTGAAATTAAAAGTCAGTAAATCATCGCTTTCCTTCGCTCGGACTATTCATGTTTATGTCTCTATGGCACTGCTGCTGTTAATGCTGTTTTTTGCCGTAACCGGGATCACCTTAAACCATCCCAATTGGTTTTCTTCAGCGGATCAAGAACCACGACGTGAACAGTTTGATATTCCTAATTATTTAATACCAGCTGCGCCGCAGGAGCCTGAATGGCGTTTAGCGGCGGGGCATTGGTTAAAAAGCCTGTGGAATATGGATATTGGCACTGCCGATATCGATGAAGATGAGATAAGCCTAGTAAATAAAGGCCCTGGTACCTATCGCACCGTTACCTTAGATCTGCTCGACGGCAAAGCCTATGTTGAGACTTTAGATTATGGCGTTATTGCGGTGCTGAACGATCTGCACAAGGGGCGCAATACCGGGATTGTCTGGGCTTGGGTGTTAGATATCTGTGCCTTGCTGATTATTCTCTTTTCGCTCACCGGCGCTTATTTGCTGCTGCCTCAAACGAAACGACTTAAAAAATCCTTGTTTTATATGGTGCTTGTCAGTTCAGGCTGTGCACTTGTGTATGTCTATTTTGTTCCATAG
- a CDS encoding DUF2271 domain-containing protein, with translation MRQLIRTSAIGALFVSSAVFAAPKMTVDLTLPEITEGQYHRPYVAVWVEDAKGQTVKTISLWVWDEGHKWLKDIRRWWRKAGREDMSFVDGIASATKPAGHYKIDWDLTDDAGKPLTPASYTVFIEVVREHGGRDLVRQNLDLTAGDFTAQLPATTETGVIDIRLSGMTR, from the coding sequence ATGCGTCAGCTTATTCGCACCAGCGCCATCGGTGCGTTGTTTGTGAGTTCAGCGGTATTTGCCGCGCCGAAAATGACCGTTGATTTGACCTTGCCAGAAATTACTGAGGGTCAGTATCACAGACCCTATGTGGCGGTGTGGGTTGAGGATGCTAAGGGCCAAACCGTTAAAACCATAAGCCTATGGGTATGGGATGAGGGCCATAAATGGCTCAAGGACATTCGTCGTTGGTGGCGTAAAGCCGGGCGTGAAGACATGAGCTTTGTCGACGGCATCGCCTCGGCGACCAAGCCTGCAGGCCATTACAAAATTGATTGGGACTTAACGGATGATGCGGGTAAACCGCTGACGCCTGCCTCCTACACAGTGTTTATCGAAGTGGTTCGCGAGCACGGCGGGCGCGACCTCGTGAGGCAAAACCTGGATTTAACGGCGGGGGATTTTACCGCCCAGCTACCAGCAACCACTGAAACTGGCGTGATTGATATTCGCTTAAGCGGTATGACTCGCTAA
- a CDS encoding DUF4198 domain-containing protein, with translation MKLRLLALVSALCISPLASSHDRWILPSHYNVSAESLEAVWITSDVSASNQVFMFDKPVTASDVRVYLPDGKPSSPSSSYTGGRKSVFDVQLLQDGTYKFEKEVTPRYFSVYKIKGKEGMVRSRLDKKATAAVMPKDAYELKGSLNVARVETYVTRNKPTDKVLAPKGEYLELVPITHPADIVENEPATLQFVYDGKPVEGVSVAIMKDGSLYRNKPEEISLTSDKEGKVAMTLPAAGRYLLHASIERPSPDKSLADKTVSEIFLTFEAGLE, from the coding sequence ATGAAACTACGTTTACTTGCTTTAGTTAGCGCGCTCTGCATCAGCCCATTGGCGAGCAGTCATGATCGCTGGATTTTACCTAGCCACTATAACGTCTCGGCCGAAAGCCTAGAGGCGGTGTGGATCACATCCGACGTGTCCGCCAGTAACCAAGTGTTTATGTTTGATAAACCGGTAACCGCCAGCGATGTGCGTGTGTACTTACCCGATGGCAAGCCAAGCTCCCCAAGCTCAAGCTACACAGGTGGTCGTAAATCGGTGTTCGACGTGCAATTACTGCAAGATGGTACCTATAAGTTTGAAAAGGAAGTCACGCCGAGATACTTTTCTGTTTACAAAATCAAAGGTAAAGAAGGCATGGTTCGTAGTCGACTCGATAAAAAAGCGACAGCAGCCGTGATGCCAAAGGATGCCTATGAGCTTAAAGGCTCATTAAATGTGGCGCGGGTTGAAACCTATGTGACCCGTAACAAACCCACCGATAAGGTATTAGCGCCTAAGGGTGAATACTTGGAATTGGTGCCTATTACCCATCCCGCTGATATCGTTGAAAATGAACCCGCAACACTGCAGTTTGTTTACGATGGTAAGCCTGTCGAAGGCGTGAGTGTGGCGATCATGAAGGATGGTAGCCTGTACCGTAACAAGCCGGAAGAAATCAGTTTAACTTCGGATAAAGAAGGTAAAGTGGCGATGACGCTGCCCGCAGCTGGTCGTTATCTGCTGCATGCTTCAATCGAACGTCCAAGCCCAGATAAATCGCTTGCCGATAAAACAGTTAGCGAAATCTTTTTGACCTTCGAAGCTGGGCTTGAATAA
- the greA gene encoding transcription elongation factor GreA, giving the protein MTKVPMTVVGAEQLRKELDMLKFERRPKITEAIASARELGDLKENAEYHAAREEQGICEARIRDIEGKLSNAQIIDVTKMANNGRIIFGTTVTILNLDTDAEVTYRIVGDDEANIKENLISVNSPIARGLVGKNEGDEVSIATPGGLTDYEIISVQYI; this is encoded by the coding sequence ATGACTAAGGTTCCTATGACAGTTGTCGGTGCAGAACAGCTGCGTAAAGAGTTAGATATGCTCAAGTTTGAACGTCGCCCGAAAATCACTGAAGCGATTGCCTCAGCGAGAGAGTTAGGCGATCTAAAGGAAAACGCGGAATATCATGCAGCCCGTGAAGAGCAAGGGATCTGTGAAGCGCGTATTCGTGACATTGAAGGCAAACTTTCTAACGCGCAGATCATCGACGTGACTAAGATGGCGAACAATGGTCGTATCATTTTTGGTACCACTGTGACTATCCTTAATCTGGATACCGATGCGGAAGTGACTTACCGTATCGTGGGCGACGATGAAGCTAACATCAAAGAAAACCTGATTTCAGTTAACTCTCCGATTGCCCGTGGTTTAGTGGGCAAGAATGAAGGTGATGAAGTGTCGATCGCAACCCCTGGTGGTTTGACCGATTACGAAATTATTTCGGTGCAATACATCTAA
- the secD gene encoding protein translocase subunit SecD, producing the protein MDKIQSKKLLNHYSAWKYVVLIVTIIVMLFSALPTWYGEDAAVQVGAKAGLNLTPIELRDKLKAQGVDVKRIEVKHAQHGNANSSEDGQTLIVLNDDSEQTLVKTLVSSMVSEPKELTLALVSAAPSWLQNMGFEPIKLGLDLRGGVQFLLDVDVQPVYQAQADALVESLRQFLRDQQIRGASVRIDSTRDDAGLQIAIALNEAAESTNNARSAIRQFMQQSYPTWQLTNADNGLVVKLAQEEQIKLRNLTVQQNLQIMRSRIEELGITEALVQRQGEHRIRIELPGVQDPAAAKNVIGATASLAFFEVKESGSVNAQVLKDKSGNPVYVARTPVLGGDHIVDARANIGEMGMAEVNIHLDRIGGQKMSEFSRANIGKPMATSYSEYSRDEQGKAKQTQEIISVATIKSQLGDRFRITGAGTYQEAQQLALLLRAGSMTAPVTIVEERTIGPTLGAENIQNGFAALGLGMGITLLFMALWYRRLGWVANVALIANMVILFGLLALIPGAVLTLPGIAGLVLTVGMAVDTNVLIFERIKDKLKEGRSFALAIDTGFDSAFSTIFDANFTTMITAVVLYSIGNGPIQGFALTLGLGLLTSMFTGIFASRALINLVYGRDARRHVRV; encoded by the coding sequence ATGGATAAAATTCAGAGTAAAAAGCTGCTAAATCATTATTCAGCTTGGAAATACGTTGTGCTTATCGTCACGATTATCGTGATGTTATTTAGCGCCTTACCGACTTGGTATGGAGAAGATGCCGCCGTGCAGGTGGGCGCTAAAGCGGGGCTTAATTTAACCCCCATCGAACTGCGGGATAAATTAAAGGCGCAGGGCGTTGATGTTAAGCGTATCGAAGTTAAGCATGCCCAACATGGCAACGCCAACAGCTCAGAAGACGGGCAAACCCTTATTGTACTCAATGATGACAGCGAGCAAACCTTAGTGAAGACCTTAGTGTCATCCATGGTCAGTGAGCCGAAAGAACTCACGCTGGCACTGGTGAGTGCTGCGCCAAGTTGGCTGCAAAATATGGGCTTTGAACCGATTAAACTCGGGCTCGATTTACGCGGCGGGGTGCAATTTTTGCTGGATGTGGATGTGCAGCCCGTCTATCAAGCCCAGGCCGATGCATTAGTCGAGTCCCTTAGGCAGTTTTTGCGTGACCAGCAAATTCGCGGCGCCAGTGTGCGTATTGATAGCACGCGCGATGACGCAGGGTTGCAAATTGCAATTGCATTAAATGAAGCGGCTGAATCCACTAATAATGCTCGCTCAGCCATTCGCCAGTTTATGCAACAAAGTTATCCGACTTGGCAATTAACCAATGCGGATAATGGCTTAGTCGTAAAGCTCGCTCAAGAAGAGCAAATCAAGTTACGTAATTTAACCGTGCAGCAAAACCTGCAAATTATGCGTAGCCGGATTGAGGAGTTAGGGATTACAGAAGCCTTAGTACAGCGTCAGGGCGAACACCGTATCCGCATCGAGCTGCCCGGTGTCCAAGACCCCGCCGCTGCGAAAAACGTGATTGGTGCGACCGCAAGCTTGGCCTTTTTTGAAGTTAAAGAATCGGGTTCAGTGAATGCGCAGGTACTGAAGGATAAATCTGGCAATCCTGTTTATGTGGCCCGCACGCCGGTATTAGGCGGCGATCATATTGTCGATGCCCGCGCCAATATTGGCGAAATGGGCATGGCCGAAGTGAACATTCACCTCGACCGAATCGGTGGCCAAAAAATGTCGGAGTTTTCCCGTGCCAATATCGGTAAGCCGATGGCAACATCCTACAGCGAATACAGCCGGGATGAGCAGGGCAAAGCCAAGCAGACCCAAGAGATCATTAGTGTCGCGACCATTAAATCACAGCTGGGAGATCGTTTCAGGATCACTGGCGCAGGTACTTATCAAGAGGCGCAGCAATTAGCCTTGTTGCTACGCGCTGGCTCCATGACGGCGCCTGTGACTATTGTTGAAGAACGCACCATTGGCCCAACCCTTGGCGCCGAAAACATTCAAAACGGCTTTGCAGCGCTCGGCCTTGGTATGGGAATTACCTTGCTGTTTATGGCGCTCTGGTATCGCCGTCTCGGTTGGGTGGCCAACGTGGCCTTGATTGCCAACATGGTGATCCTCTTTGGTTTGCTGGCGCTGATCCCCGGTGCAGTATTGACCTTACCCGGCATTGCCGGTCTGGTGTTGACGGTTGGTATGGCGGTCGATACCAACGTGCTGATTTTCGAGCGGATTAAAGACAAGTTAAAAGAGGGGCGCAGCTTCGCCCTAGCGATTGACACTGGCTTTGACAGTGCGTTCTCAACCATTTTCGACGCTAACTTCACCACTATGATCACCGCGGTAGTGCTCTACTCCATCGGTAATGGCCCCATCCAAGGCTTCGCCTTGACCTTAGGTTTAGGTCTGTTGACCAGTATGTTTACCGGTATTTTTGCCTCAAGAGCCTTAATCAACCTAGTGTATGGGCGTGATGCGCGCCGCCATGTGAGGGTATAA
- the secF gene encoding protein translocase subunit SecF, producing the protein MKNLNLTKWRYVSSAISIFLMLASLTIIGMKGFNWGLDFTGGVVTEVQLDRRITSSELQPLLNSAYQQEVTVISASEPGRWVLRYADTAQSNVDIAQALAPVGEVQVLNTSIVGPQVGKELAEQGGLALLVAMLCILGYLSYRFEWRLASGALFALVHDVIFVLAFFSLTQMEFNLTVLAAVLAILGYSLNDSIIIADRIRELLIAKPKLAVQEINNQAIVATFSRTMVTSGTTLMTVGALWIMGGGPLEGFSIAMFIGILTGTFSSISVGTSLPEFLGLTPEHYKVQVITDTP; encoded by the coding sequence ATGAAGAATCTCAATCTAACTAAATGGCGTTATGTGTCGAGCGCTATCTCTATCTTTTTAATGTTGGCCTCTCTCACCATCATCGGGATGAAAGGCTTTAACTGGGGCTTAGACTTTACAGGCGGTGTGGTAACTGAGGTTCAGCTCGACAGAAGGATCACCAGCAGCGAGCTGCAACCGCTATTGAACTCGGCTTATCAGCAAGAGGTGACGGTGATTTCGGCCAGTGAGCCCGGACGTTGGGTATTACGCTATGCCGATACGGCGCAAAGTAATGTCGATATTGCGCAAGCCTTAGCGCCTGTGGGTGAAGTGCAAGTACTGAACACCAGTATTGTCGGCCCGCAAGTGGGTAAAGAGTTAGCCGAGCAGGGCGGCCTTGCTTTGTTGGTGGCCATGCTGTGTATCTTAGGCTATTTGAGTTATCGCTTCGAATGGCGTCTCGCCTCCGGTGCGTTGTTTGCACTGGTACACGACGTGATTTTCGTGCTCGCCTTTTTCTCATTAACCCAAATGGAATTTAATTTAACCGTGCTCGCCGCCGTGCTGGCGATTTTAGGCTATTCGCTCAACGATTCGATCATTATTGCCGACCGGATCCGGGAGTTATTGATTGCTAAGCCAAAGCTTGCGGTTCAGGAGATTAACAACCAAGCGATTGTCGCGACATTTTCCCGTACCATGGTAACCTCGGGAACCACCTTAATGACGGTGGGAGCGTTATGGATTATGGGTGGCGGGCCGTTGGAAGGATTCTCGATTGCCATGTTTATCGGCATTTTAACTGGCACATTCTCATCAATATCGGTCGGGACTTCATTGCCCGAATTTTTGGGATTAACGCCAGAGCATTATAAAGTGCAAGTCATCACAGATACGCCATAA
- the yhbY gene encoding ribosome assembly RNA-binding protein YhbY, whose translation MNLTTKQKQHLKGLAHNLKPVVLLGANGLTEGVLAEIESALAYHELIKVKVASTDRELKNAIVDAIVRETQSAKVQLIGHILVIYRQSPEMKIALPRAK comes from the coding sequence ATGAACTTAACAACCAAACAAAAACAGCATTTAAAAGGTCTGGCGCACAATTTAAAGCCAGTGGTGCTGCTTGGTGCCAATGGATTGACTGAAGGTGTACTCGCTGAAATTGAAAGCGCACTCGCTTATCATGAACTGATTAAAGTGAAAGTAGCCTCTACCGATAGAGAGCTAAAAAATGCCATCGTTGATGCCATAGTACGTGAAACTCAATCTGCAAAAGTGCAACTTATTGGTCATATTCTGGTGATTTATCGTCAATCGCCTGAAATGAAAATTGCCCTGCCAAGAGCTAAGTAA
- the rlmE gene encoding 23S rRNA (uridine(2552)-2'-O)-methyltransferase RlmE: protein MSGKKRTASSTRWMQEHFDDHYVKLAQKRGLRSRAAFKLEELQEKDQLIRPGMTVVDLGAAPGGWSQIAVKLTGDKGKVIACDILPMDPIVGVDFLQGDFREEKVLEALLTRVGADKVDVVLSDMAPNMSGSDGVDQPRAMYLVELALDMCHQVLAPNGSFAVKVFQGEGFDEYMKAVKDAFKVVKTRKPDSSRARSREVYLVATGYKL from the coding sequence ATGTCAGGTAAAAAACGTACGGCCAGTTCCACCCGTTGGATGCAGGAACACTTTGATGATCATTATGTCAAACTAGCACAGAAACGGGGATTGCGTTCTCGCGCTGCGTTCAAGCTTGAGGAACTCCAGGAGAAGGACCAATTGATCCGCCCAGGTATGACCGTGGTGGACTTAGGTGCGGCTCCAGGTGGTTGGTCTCAAATAGCCGTCAAGCTGACGGGAGATAAAGGTAAAGTTATCGCCTGTGATATTTTGCCAATGGATCCCATCGTCGGCGTGGATTTCTTGCAAGGGGACTTTCGTGAAGAGAAAGTACTCGAAGCATTGCTAACTCGCGTCGGTGCGGATAAGGTTGACGTTGTATTGTCTGATATGGCGCCTAACATGAGTGGTTCCGATGGTGTCGATCAACCGCGCGCCATGTATTTAGTCGAACTGGCGTTAGATATGTGTCATCAAGTATTGGCACCTAACGGCAGTTTTGCGGTCAAAGTCTTTCAGGGGGAGGGGTTTGACGAATATATGAAGGCGGTAAAAGACGCATTCAAAGTAGTAAAAACACGTAAACCGGACTCGTCGCGGGCACGCTCCCGTGAAGTCTATCTTGTGGCGACAGGGTACAAGTTGTAG
- the ftsH gene encoding ATP-dependent zinc metalloprotease FtsH, which yields MRSSNLSDMAKNLILWVVIAVVLMSVFQGYSPSSSSSQKMDYSTFLDNVRDGQVASVEVKSDQRTIEGSKRTGEKFTTIMPLYDQDLINDLDRKGITMKGQEAEESGFLTQIFISWFPMLLLIGVWIFFMRQMQGGGGKGAMSFGKSKAKLMSEDQIKTTFADVAGCDEAKEEVKELVDYLRDPTKFQKLGGRIPTGVLMVGPPGTGKTLLAKAIAGESKVPFFTISGSDFVEMFVGVGASRVRDMFEQAKKSAPCIIFIDEIDAVGRQRGAGLGGGHDEREQTLNQMLVEMDGFEGNEGIIVIAATNRPDVLDSALLRPGRFDRQVVVGLPDVRGREQILKVHMRKVPLSEDVKASVIARGTPGFSGADLANLVNEAALFAARGNRRVVGMEEFERAKDKIMMGAERRSMVMSEAEKEMTAYHEAGHAIVGCLVPEHDPVHKVTIIPRGRALGVTFFLPEADAISQSRRKLESQISVAYGGRLAEELIYGSDKVSTGASQDIKYATSIARNMVTQWGFSDKLGPLLYAEEEGEVFLGRSMGKAKAMSDETATVIDAEVKAFIDKNYGRAKQILLDNIDILHSMKDALMKYETIDSLQIDDLMNRREVRQPADWQADDNGSNDKGNGKGEPTVKVDEVVKTAPVEAELKDADESPVK from the coding sequence ATGAGGTCTAGTAATTTGAGTGACATGGCAAAAAATCTAATACTCTGGGTTGTCATCGCCGTTGTGCTGATGTCAGTGTTTCAGGGTTACTCCCCCTCTTCTTCGTCATCGCAGAAGATGGATTATTCTACGTTCCTAGACAATGTTCGTGATGGACAAGTCGCCAGTGTTGAAGTGAAAAGTGACCAACGTACTATCGAAGGTTCTAAGCGCACGGGCGAAAAATTCACGACCATTATGCCACTGTATGACCAAGATTTAATTAATGATCTTGACCGTAAAGGCATCACCATGAAAGGCCAAGAAGCCGAAGAATCGGGTTTCTTAACCCAGATCTTTATTTCTTGGTTCCCGATGTTGCTGCTGATTGGGGTATGGATTTTCTTTATGCGCCAGATGCAGGGCGGCGGTGGCAAAGGCGCTATGTCCTTTGGCAAGAGCAAAGCCAAGCTGATGAGCGAAGATCAAATCAAGACCACTTTTGCTGACGTTGCAGGCTGTGATGAAGCCAAAGAAGAAGTGAAAGAGCTGGTCGATTATCTGCGTGATCCAACCAAATTCCAAAAACTGGGTGGCCGTATTCCAACGGGCGTGCTCATGGTTGGCCCACCAGGTACAGGTAAAACCTTACTTGCTAAAGCGATTGCTGGCGAGTCAAAGGTACCTTTCTTTACCATTTCAGGTTCTGACTTCGTAGAAATGTTCGTCGGTGTCGGTGCATCCCGTGTACGTGACATGTTCGAACAGGCGAAAAAATCAGCCCCTTGTATTATCTTCATCGACGAAATCGATGCTGTAGGTCGCCAACGTGGCGCTGGTTTGGGTGGCGGTCACGATGAGCGTGAGCAAACCCTTAACCAAATGCTGGTTGAGATGGACGGCTTCGAAGGTAATGAAGGGATTATTGTGATTGCGGCGACCAACCGCCCAGACGTATTGGACTCTGCGCTGCTGCGTCCAGGTCGTTTCGACCGTCAAGTGGTTGTGGGTCTACCGGACGTTCGCGGTCGTGAGCAAATCCTTAAAGTGCATATGCGTAAAGTGCCACTTTCTGAAGATGTGAAAGCAAGCGTAATTGCCCGCGGTACCCCAGGTTTCTCTGGTGCTGATTTAGCTAACTTAGTTAACGAAGCGGCTCTGTTTGCGGCGCGTGGTAACCGCCGTGTTGTCGGTATGGAAGAATTCGAGCGTGCAAAAGACAAGATCATGATGGGTGCTGAGCGCCGCTCTATGGTGATGTCAGAAGCCGAGAAAGAAATGACGGCATACCACGAAGCGGGCCACGCGATTGTGGGCTGTTTAGTGCCAGAGCATGACCCTGTGCACAAGGTAACCATTATCCCGCGTGGTCGTGCGTTGGGTGTGACCTTCTTCTTACCTGAGGCCGATGCGATTAGCCAAAGCCGTCGTAAGTTAGAAAGCCAAATTTCGGTTGCCTACGGTGGTCGTTTAGCCGAAGAGCTGATCTACGGTAGCGACAAAGTGTCTACAGGCGCTTCGCAAGACATTAAATATGCAACATCGATTGCCCGTAACATGGTGACCCAGTGGGGCTTCTCCGACAAACTCGGTCCATTACTCTATGCCGAGGAAGAAGGTGAAGTGTTCTTAGGTCGTAGCATGGGTAAAGCCAAGGCGATGTCCGATGAAACCGCGACGGTTATCGATGCCGAGGTGAAAGCCTTTATCGATAAGAACTATGGCCGTGCTAAGCAAATTCTGCTGGATAACATCGATATTCTGCATTCGATGAAAGACGCGCTGATGAAGTATGAAACCATTGACTCACTGCAAATTGACGATTTGATGAACCGTCGTGAAGTGCGTCAGCCTGCCGATTGGCAAGCGGATGACAATGGTTCAAACGACAAAGGCAATGGCAAAGGTGAACCTACCGTTAAAGTCGACGAAGTGGTAAAGACCGCTCCCGTTGAGGCAGAGCTGAAAGATGCCGATGAGTCACCTGTTAAGTAG
- the folP gene encoding dihydropteroate synthase, whose protein sequence is MFELIAGTKRLSLASPVVMGILNVTPDSFSDGGKFSSFELACQHADEMVAQGALIIDIGGESTRPGAADVTVEDELARVIPLVEYVAKHHDVWISVDTSKPEVMRQAVNAGAHLINDVRALLEPGALETAAQLNVPICLMHMQGAPRSMQTAPEYQDLVTDVSEFLRERIQACIDAGIPRERLLIDPGFGFGKTLEHNYELLAKLERFEQFELPILIGLSRKSMIGNLLARPTSERLAGSLAGAMIAAQKGAHIIRVHNVPETVDVLKVLQATQVYL, encoded by the coding sequence GTGTTTGAATTAATTGCTGGAACCAAACGCTTATCCTTAGCTTCGCCCGTCGTAATGGGCATTCTGAATGTTACTCCCGATTCTTTTTCCGACGGTGGAAAGTTCTCTTCCTTTGAATTAGCTTGCCAACATGCTGATGAGATGGTCGCACAAGGGGCGCTTATCATCGATATCGGCGGCGAGTCGACAAGGCCGGGGGCGGCCGATGTGACGGTTGAGGATGAACTCGCACGGGTGATCCCTTTGGTAGAATATGTCGCGAAACACCATGATGTGTGGATTTCGGTCGATACCAGTAAACCAGAAGTGATGAGACAAGCGGTGAATGCTGGCGCGCATCTAATCAACGATGTGCGTGCCTTGTTGGAGCCTGGGGCTTTAGAGACTGCGGCTCAGCTAAATGTACCCATTTGTTTGATGCACATGCAGGGCGCGCCGCGCAGTATGCAAACGGCGCCCGAATATCAAGACCTTGTTACTGATGTTTCAGAGTTTTTGCGCGAGCGTATTCAGGCCTGTATCGATGCGGGGATCCCGCGGGAGCGATTGCTAATCGACCCTGGTTTTGGCTTTGGTAAAACCTTAGAACATAACTATGAACTGCTGGCGAAGTTAGAGCGTTTTGAGCAGTTTGAGCTGCCGATATTGATAGGTTTATCCCGTAAGAGCATGATAGGAAACCTCCTTGCTAGACCGACCTCCGAGCGTCTAGCGGGGAGCCTTGCTGGTGCCATGATAGCGGCCCAGAAAGGGGCACATATCATTCGTGTCCATAATGTCCCTGAAACTGTCGATGTGCTGAAAGTGTTACAAGCGACACAGGTATATCTATAA